The DNA segment ATTAGTTAATTTGTGTAAAAATACGTGGATCAGGTCACAATCTCTTGTTATTATTCGAATTTGTCTCTTGGTTTATTTTGATATTGCTAGGTTTCTTTGATGAATTTGGCACATTAATGAAACTTTTATGATGActgaaaatcattaattaaaacaGTCAAAAGAAGCTCTCAGGTTGTTTTCTCTAGATATATGTTTGactaatatatatatgcaaGCGCACAACCATATTAAACATGATATATGTTTGACTAATATATTTAAGGAATATTCTTTAAGTAGTATTCACAAAACAGTTAAGGAAAATACAGAAATTATATATGCAAACAACGCGAAAATACTTTGAAATTATACATAAAATGAAGGAGAAAATGTTAAGTGCGTACTACGTAGTTAATTACTTAGATACCTTATTTTTGTCATACTCCTTATTCCAAACCGTACGTCCTGCACACAATTCAGAAAAGTGTTTTTTCTGACGGTCAAACAATCAATTTTAGCTTATACTAATTGGTTATGGCCACATAATTAACAAAGAAATATAAATCATCAAATACCAAcaacagaaaaaaatataaagaaacggAAATCATGTGTTTGCAAGGTTATCTTAATTATTCAGCATTGCAGAAGAGAGAATCTTCAGTTGTCAAAATCTTCACGTTATGATTAAAATGCTTTTGAGATCCCTAGCGCTTTTTCCATGAACATGCATTCTCGCtttgaaaaatcaaaacaaatatcGACCGAACAATCCAGGAACACAACAAGAAATTACCAATTGGAAGAAagagaatataaaatttatttaaaaaccctATAAAAGGCAACTCAACCCTACATAAAAATTTTACACTTACCCTtgtacaaaaaagacaaaagaaactGTAGTAGCAAACTTTAGGAATTGAAAGGCAAAAAATTAGGCCAAATTCAAAAGGTATATACACATTATTTGGAAGAAAGCAATAGCAGTAACATATCATCATGCATCGTTCCTTGTCCATGAACATCCGATCAAGGTTTCTCAGCCACCAAATGATATCAGAGGTGAATCAAGTGGTGAGAAATGGAGTTATTTTGGATCCATGTGACGTGTTCATAAACCACAGAAGCTTGGACACAAAAACAACAGTAGCCGCTCCTCTTTATGACCATCTCCGCAGGCATGCATGGCtgaatttattatataagagttatttttatcataagaGTATTGATTTATAGACACTCAAATAATTCAAACACTTAGTTCACATTctcaatttttctttctctttattttttcttatttcagcaaaattaaatttattaaaataaagatacCAATGGTACCATATACATGAATTACATAAAAAGGCCACCTATTTTTCTGAAATCAAATAACCtaacattttagtttatttttactttatttttaattatctctcttctatttttatttattctattacTCTCCCATAAGCCAACAAAGCGTTAACCTTTATTGGAAAAAGAGAAGCTTGATGGATGGGAGAagaaattttaagtgattaaaaaaacatgaaaaaaattgttttttcctTGTTTGATACAACttaaatagagaagaaaaattaaaatatgaagtgGGACCTACCACTACTGGAATCCGTAGCTTTTGAGCCGCAAAGGAAGAAATTCAGCTTCGTTGAGGATGCCAAGctgactaaaatattttttattaaggatatttgtttataatatatatatatatatatatatatataaaatctttttttcccTACCAAATaatctataaaattatttcattgttctttttttttttatcgaaatCAAATATATACCGTTTAAGAGAAATGTTTATGGATCATATATAattctattatttataaaaaaaattatttatgacaatttataatattatgtttctAATCGATCTCTCTTTCATCTATAACTCAATAcctgaattaaataaaatatatttattttaatttaaagaatagTCTTTAAGTTTAAGTTTTAGATTTGTAACTGTTGCATCAgctatcttattttattttgtacctttttctttatttaaaagaGGAGTGTGAACTCTCTTACCCTTCTtcctcattttcttttcaaattacatatatttgtaaattcatagaaattttttttgcaagtCATGAGTTTTTAATACTATAAATTATGTTCATGCatcattttcatattaaaaattaaaaatatgtttagaaGTAATTTAATCACTCTATCAACATCTACTATTTCACTCTATTTCTCCTTATTAAGTgtattaaattatctattacatttaattttttttctcttttggagttttaataaatgttaggtgtaataaattaatcatttttggtTAGACTAATTATTCTTGATTTACATATCTTTTGATCAAATTTTAAGTTAGAGTTTCTTTCTACCGTTGAAcgggttaagaaaaaaaattatttcttttcatgGTTAAACCTTCAAATGTTGTTCATATTTCACACGTGTTTGCAGACATGGCTTTCACCCTTTTTTGGACAACAAAACAATGAAACCAGGTGACAAACTGTTTGATAAGATCAACAGGGCAATCTTGGAGTGCAAGATAGGGTTGGCAGTGATGTCACCGCGCTACTGTGACTCATACTTTTGCCTTCATGAGCTTGCCCTTCTCATGGAGTGCAAGAAGAAGGTGATACCAATCTTTGTTGACATTAAGCCATCTCAATTACGCgtcatcaacaacaaaaaatggacCCTAGAAGATCAACGGCGTTTCAAATTGGCTATTGAAGAAGCAAAGTACACTGTGGGACTCACCTTCAACTCTTTGCAAGGGTATATATAATtagtaacaaaataatttattcttctttatttttttcccatgcaccattttttatttataatataattgtgattgcaacatcaactttttttaatGATCTCCGCAGTCACACGCTGATCATAGTACGTGGTCAgtcacacgcacacacacaatatatatatgtcCTCAATATCCACATTGTTACATAATTAACTACAAGTGAAATTgcaatttaaaatgttaattagtccCTTTTAGGCAGGATGGATTGGATCTATCTATAAAATATGAGAATAATTAAAGACATTCTATTAAGTATCTTTTTATTCTACTCTACCTATAGCTAGTCGTGATTTACTGcatgtgttttttaaaaaaattatcttgtgTTATTTGCATGCAAAAGTTCCAAGCAAAtacatgttttttctttttttatttgaattttacttttttgatGTGGATATGATAATATTTCTGAGTACGGCTGGCTGCTTCTAACATAATTCTTTGTTATAATCATTGTTCACATCAAACCTacacattaatttttgttttcttcttctgtcACATTGATCCTTGTACTAAAAGTCAAGTTTTATATATTATGGAGATTAAGACACTCTTGTGGGGAGATTGATTTTACACACAAAAGACAGGGATATATAGATCATAGTCTATAGAAAAGAATTAAAGAAGATACGAGTCTAGACATTAGTTAACttcattatattaattaattgtttcatttcttcatttgaattttccataagccgaattttatttttcctgtaAAGCGTAGGAACTTCTCCGGTATTGTGACAAGTGCTTCTGATATCATCATTGAGAGCTTGATAGAGTTTGAGGATGAAGAAGCGCAGATGCATCAATATTCGTACTTACCAATTAGCTAAATTTGCAGAAAAGAAAGACCAATTACTGTCGCTTAATTCTGCTGATTTGTAACTATTCTtccttaattatatgtatgataggTTCAAGATCCTTATTGTACATAAATAAGTGCATAATACGTAATTGCATATTATAATTTGTCAATAGCTTGAGTTAATTTCTAGGTCAAACCTGCCTTTAAAAAAGGTAGATTATTTGTACAGTGTATGCTATAGCAATGTAAAGATTTCTGTTTCTGTAAGTTGTTGCAATTTGCACTGCTTCTTGTTCTCCGTTGACTtctgcttttctttcttcttcttgatGTTGGAGAAGTCAAgttttcattataatttttctagTGTGTTTGCTTTGGTCAATTATATTTGTGCAAGCACCTGATCATATTAAAAATGTTCATATCTCTATGTATgcagaatataattaataagagCATAAAACATATCGAATTTGCCCGTATATGTTTCTTGTTTTTGACTTACATTTTATAAATGTAATTGATTGATTAACTTTTAGTTCATACATCTTACTAATAGGTTTAAGATGGACTGCGAGGAGCAGGGATAACAACTTAACCTTAGCTTTACTTTATAATATTATGGGAAATAATGCTTGATTATAATATTTCTTGTATGATAAGGCCCTcatgtgtaatttatttttataatgtttttaatttcccGTCAACTATTCTAACATACCTAATTAATCAATATTCTTACTTGACCATAAGAACTAAATTGTtaacatgagaaaaaaatataaaaaccaaaaatactaaaagatattCTAAAGACTAAAAGTGAAATTTTGAagacaaaaaatataactaacccttaaattaaaatgcaaactatgcaactctttaatttgtttttcttttcataaaattttggttattttgatagaaaaattactttaagcttctctaatatattagattggaaAATGGTCTTAAAGAGCCAAATCTGAAAACAAAACTAAGAGCTTGCAGCATATTCTTCACACAAATATGACTTTTGGACATtggaaagaataaaataaaaataaaacaaaagaagaaatgaaagaggTGGGGCAAAGGAACCATGGGCTTACTTAAGCccaatgataaaatatttgctATCTGAACATTCATATTTACTTTACACACTCCCCTattcttagtttttttaatcttttctctAGATTACCCTTTAAACACATTCCCCTCCCTCATCTCTTTCTTCTGTGTTATGGTTTTCGGCATGTGTTTACCCATTGAGTCCTCTGCCAAACACAATTCAAGTATTCCGAAGACTCCTATATCACAAACATCATACCAAATCTCAAACCAATTGAGAGTTGGgtttgatatacaaattttctATCATCTTTCTTAGTTATATAAAACTACACAACTACACAACAATATTGCTTCCAAGTTTTGAGGAGTTCATTGTTGGGTTACAGggaggaagaaattaagagatGAGGGAAAGAGAGTGTATAAAGTAGAAAATAATGTTGTAAATAGCAAATGCCCATTGATAAACTCAATCAGAAATTAGACATCTATTTGAATCAGCAGACCCAAACTAAtatgatttgaaaattaaagaaaataaaataagaaagaattaGGAGTTATGGGTAAAGAAAATTCCTACATAATAGACTTAATTAGAATTATGTCTTATGGTCTAACTTAACTTACAAAATCTACTTGTAAGATGAggattatcatttatttatatattgttttcttaacattatttCTAACCACCACGTGAGACtagttttttcaaataaatagtgAGAAAGTTCTACTAAACAAGTTATTATCCGATTAACCAAAGCCTAACTAAACATGCGTGCTATTTTTAAGGGTGTAGAGGTAGATTCTTATAGCCTTTGTTTTCAATCCACTCCATGTACGCGGCCAAAATATTGAATCACTGAAGTTATAACCCATTTGCTTTTGGTCTTCTATATTTAacaaacttttcttttaataagtgagccatcatcatcaatTCCCCCAAAATGCGATGCATTTGTTTTCTTAATCTTGTTTTGTTGTCACGTCTCCAAAACAAGATGgttgatttttaaaatcttCTAAACCAATTTTTCTATTAAACTCAAACAATTTGAATAAATGGTTGGAACGCACACTGAGCTCAACTCTAGCACCCTTATATAAGTACAAATGGACCAGAAATCATGTGAAGATTGAGATAAATCTACCTGAAAATAATTGTAATTCCAATtcacaaaatcatataaaatctACTATGATCCTTTCAAGAAATTTCTTTTCGTTATTTCTATGATGATATgaaaattttctctttaaccTAAACACTTATCAGTTGATTCAGTTCTAGTCTGATCAAGTTTTCTAGTGGCCAACTGGCAATATATTTTAGATGCATTTAAAGAAAGTGAACCCATAACACATAAATGTTTAGTCGTAGTCGAATGACCTGATGATGACCATGTTTTGTGAAATAGAAAAGTGATGATTTGGTTTCAGTTCAATATATAGGACATTGGCACATGCTTGCACTTAGATACTGTTGTACACTTTCCTAATTTATAAGGTTTTGAATTGGAATCACAATTATTTTCAGGTAGATTTATCTCAATCTTCATAATTTCTCTGGTCCActtgtatttatatatatgatgattCTCTTAAAATGGTGTATACTCTCATAAATGAAAAATCGCATGACTTTTGTTTTAGACTGGACTCAGGCCAACCGCAGCATGACCAGAACTAGGATGCATGTTGGTTGAGTAAAATCATATCTGTGGATAAATCCTGTTTATATTGGATTTGAACAGTTTAACGGATACCTGCATAAACAAATGTctctaattatatataaataagttggtttaatttatttttagtatgaatatattttcaaattattcattttaaatataaatatatgttaaaaatattatttatttattttttatcgattaagaaaatatattttaacaaatattattcTTAAATATCTATGGTTACTTGCATATATTTGTGTTCGCGTCCGGATTCCAAAGACCTTAGAAGTTCTGATATAAAATTTGTGTGAACTTAAGGTGACAAAATTAAGAAACATTATAAGTTTATTATAAGCTTATAATGTTATTGAACCAAAAGTCTAGAGCCTAATCATCCTAGGttgaaaaaatatcattagACCAAATTATCCTATCATTAACAACCTACTTATGATTGATACTCAGTCGACTTACCTTCTGATCAGATGGTCTAATTTGTAAAATCTATAGATATACCCGCTTAATAACATATACCTCTACGGGTATTTGTGGTGGGTTGGTGTATATTTTCATCCAAGCAATGAGGGATATTGCATGCTTTGCCCAATCCTCATTTTCCACCATTTGCCAGGCCTATATATATACCTTAATTAGATTCAACATTGTGAGCTTTATattcattttagttttcatcTTTGGAATGTGCTCTCTTTCtgactttttaattaaagtCTTTACAAGTGAATTCTTTACCGCTCCCTTCATTGGAAATCCTACGGTTGCTATGGATCGCTTCTCCAAGTCCACCATGATGTAAAACATCTCTTTCAATATCCCTCCCTCAAGATGGATCCTCTATGCTTCACCATTGGTTCCATCTCACCAAAGCACACGATCAAAgttcatgtatatattaatatataggtgaaactttatttttcccTTCCATTTTCAGCAAACCACACTATCAATAGCTCAATTCATGCATGCAGCAAATTAATTAGATCTCATTAATATTGTGCACACCAAAAggttaagaatttatttttcacCATCCATTTTCTGATGGCATGATTTAAGGAGTAGTAACTTGTTAGGCAcgtaacataaaatataaaaacctaGGCTTTCATGATCAAGTGGTTTAAAGTTCAATTCTTTCTGACctcattttttctaataaagGGAGTTGAACTCCAACACGAAGTAAGTTAATCAGTGCATGATCTACACATCCAAAGCACGTACGTACATATATGGTTGCGTGTTATGAAGagaatatgataaaattatcttaaagtatCAACTAAATCGATCCTCTTCACAAGACAATTGCAACACCCAATCATCCCAttcaaaaaaactatttattaatgCTTCAACTATCAGACCTTGTGATGTATGGGAGATTTTGAGAAACGATCGAGTTTGGCAAGTGTGGAGACATGCATGCTGTTGTTGTAAGGGTCTTAGGGTGGAAGAAGAAAGATATTAGAAATgttattttgtatataaaaaaagaaggaattcTGAGTAAGGgtactttttatcttttatgctaattgttttttaaaaattaaaaataattttaaaagggtAGAGTTGCATATTCAATGTTAAAGTATGGTGTTTTGTGCTCAATTACCAAAGTTAAGACTAGaccaaaaatgcaaaagaaattaaaaaaaatgttaatgatgaaaaatGTGTTGAGAAACACTAGCACTATTTTCTTCTATGTAGACTCTAAATAGGCATTTAGAAGAAACGAAAAAACAAGAATAGAGACTATAAGAATGACACCAAGAATTTTTAACGTGGAAAATTATTtcaatgtgaaaaataaaaaccacGAGATCAAGCCAGTAAATATCTTCACTATTAAAAGTAGGATTATAATGACTCtatcaatagaaaaaaatatctcttatgttggacaagtgaccgtaataacttaagagggaggtgaattaagtttcaaaacttttccactaacaaactttaacccccttttaaatgataggctttgcatgcaaaagaagaagaagaagaagaagaagcaattaatttaataatgttcttttaactGCGTGAGATAAAATAATCTGcaataaaataactgagataagggaagagagaaatgcaaactcaatttatactggttcgaccacttctcgtgcctacatccagtcctcaagcagcccacttgagattttccactatctctgtaaatcctttacaactttgaacacaccttgggatccctcacccttatGTTCAATAtcctcacaatccaagagacaaccagtctcttgattacaactgagtttatgtgatgaatagaaagatttctctcctttagagtagatgatacaaattgaagatcctagaagaattctcaatagatttgcaagtgtttgcccaatatttgttgagagagcatttgacaattaagttctcttagaacatctctctccttctttttgaagttagacacacacacatatatatatatataggtccatcgtgtcttttcaaaatggtttgaagagatgtgtcttttcaaaaagcttttctgaaattttctcactgataatcgattacacagatattttgaagggtcatgacttttcaaagtattttctgaagtgtcgttactggtaatcgattacaaacatctgataatcgattacaaaattcaaaattcaaatttcaaaaccctttttaaaagcttttttgcaaacttgtcttctggtaatcgattacactgcctggtaattgattaccagtaccTTGATTtgttggaaacaatgtgtttgAGGCAAAAGTTGATCAAccagtgagattcttttaacaagtattctaaggccttatctttttcttgatcttgtttgtttgaccttgaattaatctttgaagcaatctctgtttgcttaaccttgaatgtttgttgatgcaatcttgtttgattatacttttggcatcatcaaaacctatattcatacatttacattctccctctttttgatgatgacaatcattatcaagtgaattcttttcggcatcatcaaaacctgcatgtttcacattctccctttttttgatgatgacaatcattatcaagcaaattctttttgatatcatgaaaacctgcatgattcacattctccccctttttgatgatgacaatcatctGTAGGTTATgagtaaaaagaatatatatttgtGTTGTTCACTCCCCCTTGATTTTACAATGATTACTTATATGAaacagttgaagatttcatagaaaagaaaactgtctcaataaaaatagataattccccttattgtcttatattttatctatctcttcccctttgtcaacatcaaaaacaaattatgagcaaagagaagaaaaacattcagtaatttataataaattaagagaGTAGAGCATGCCATACCGTTCAAAGTATCATTTCTTGGCCTAATAGATTTAGTCTCATCAAAAGCAaatatgagaatcaaatgataacaaac comes from the Glycine soja cultivar W05 chromosome 6, ASM419377v2, whole genome shotgun sequence genome and includes:
- the LOC114414180 gene encoding TMV resistance protein N-like; this encodes MHRSLSMNIRSRFLSHQMISEVNQVVRNGVILDPCDVFINHRSLDTKTTVAAPLYDHLRRHGFHPFLDNKTMKPGDKLFDKINRAILECKIGLAVMSPRYCDSYFCLHELALLMECKKKVIPIFVDIKPSQLRVINNKKWTLEDQRRFKLAIEEAKYTVGLTFNSLQGNFSGIVTSASDIIIESLIEFEDEEAQMHQYSYLPIS